The Streptomyces sp. 135 sequence GCGGGCGGCCCGTCACCTCGGCGCCCCCGCCACGCCACGGAGGCATCCGGTGCAACAACGCTTCGCCGGCCCAAGGAAGTTCCGTCCGCAGCGCCGCCACGGCGTGGCGCTCGACCGCCGTACGGCCCGGAAAACGGATGTCCAGGAGTTTGCGCACGGTGGAGCGGGACCCGTCGCAGCCCACCAGGTAACTGCCACGCCACCACGTGTCCTTGGGGGCGCGCGTATGGGCGGTCAGCCCGGACGCGTCCTGCTCCAGGGAGTCGAGCTTGCTCTCCACCGCGATCTCGACGAGCCGTTCGCCGGCGATGGCCTTGCGCAGCGCGCCGGTCAGCACGTGCTGCGGCAGATGCAGCGGGGAGGGGGACTCGTCGTCGAAAGTGAGTTCCCGCATCACCTGCTTGCGCCGCAGGGACCGCCAACCGGCCCAGCGGGCGCCGGACTCCGCGTCACCGAACGAGTGACCGACGAGCCGTTCCACGAAGGCCGCGGTGTCCTCGCGGAGCACGGTCGTCCGCGCGAGGCGCTGCTCGTCCTTGCCCGGCCCTTCGTCGAGGACGACCGTGGGCACGGAGTGGCGGGCGAGCGCGAGGGCGAGCGCGAGGCCGACGGGGCCCGCGCCGACGATGATCACCGGGTCCACGGCGCGCACCCTCCGGCCCGGCGGGATCCGAGGGTCCGGGCTGTCCGGAAGCGCTGGACGTACGTACGGAAACTGGCAGTTGGAGCCCGGTGCACGATCACAGAACGTATGCAACCTATTGCTGGTGCTTGCGTCAAGTGACGTCGGCAGTGGCGTCCACCAGGAAGTAACAGTGGGGCGGAGTGCGGGCAGGGGGATTCAGGCCTGGGGAGACAGGAGTGGGGGGCGGCACGGTGGCCACCCCCCACTCCTCTGTCGACGCTCCGTCAGTTGGACTTGCCAACTGAGCCGGTGGAGTCGTCGCCCGGACGCCCGGAGCCGCCATCGGAAGAACCGGCTCCGGCCTCGGGCGCGGCACCCGCCGCGGGCTCCACGGCGACCGACGGGCCGAGCTGCGTGGTCGTGTCCAGTACGCCGGGGGCCTCCGTGGGCTCCGCGGCGGCGGCCACCACGATGCCGGTCTTGGCGCGGCGCCCGCGCTTCTCGATCCAGGTGGCGAGCGAGGAGAGCGCCATGCAGAGCGCGATGTAGATGGCGCCGACGACGACGACCGTCTGGACGAACGGGTACGAGCCGTTCACCGGCGTGTTGTTGGCGATCAGCCGCGCCGAGTACAGCAGCTCGGGGTAGAGGATCATGAAGCCGAGCGAGGTGTCCTTGAGGGTCACCACCAGCTGGCTGATGATCGTCGGCAGCATGGAGCGCACGGCCTGCGGGAACAGGACGCTGGTCATGACTTGCGTCTTGTTCAGCCCCAGGGCGTAGGCGGCCTCCCGCTGGCCCTT is a genomic window containing:
- a CDS encoding amino acid ABC transporter permease; translated protein: MSASVLFDAPGPKAKVRNRIYSVVGTAAVLGLLVWVVLRLNEKGEFEGALWDIFNYSGIRDNIFEALLATLKAFAFAGVLSLVFAVVLCVGRLSDHRPVRWASVIFIDLFRSIPLLITIFALWVGIVGDMTPFWALVLGLSIYNGCVQAEVLRAGINAVPKGQREAAYALGLNKTQVMTSVLFPQAVRSMLPTIISQLVVTLKDTSLGFMILYPELLYSARLIANNTPVNGSYPFVQTVVVVGAIYIALCMALSSLATWIEKRGRRAKTGIVVAAAAEPTEAPGVLDTTTQLGPSVAVEPAAGAAPEAGAGSSDGGSGRPGDDSTGSVGKSN